In Gammaproteobacteria bacterium, a genomic segment contains:
- the yihA gene encoding ribosome biogenesis GTP-binding protein YihA/YsxC, producing the protein MAQMDAATPRTPDNFFRATRYIGCATTPRACPADDGAEVVFAGRSNAGKSSAINAICDRRNLARTSKTPGRTRALHFFEVAPGLRIVDLPGYGYARVAAGLRQDWAAWITRYFETRRSLRGAVIVMDARRPLTAQDEQAVDYLRELPLHILLTKSDKLKRAEADAVLRDVQSALTGAGISVQTFSTLEKHGLGEARVKLAGWLGGG; encoded by the coding sequence ATGGCGCAAATGGATGCGGCCACGCCCAGAACACCGGACAACTTTTTTCGCGCCACGCGCTACATCGGCTGCGCGACAACGCCGCGCGCGTGCCCCGCCGACGACGGCGCCGAGGTGGTCTTCGCCGGGCGCTCCAACGCCGGCAAGTCGAGCGCAATCAACGCCATCTGCGACCGCCGCAATCTCGCCCGCACCAGCAAGACGCCCGGACGCACGCGCGCCCTTCATTTCTTCGAGGTCGCCCCCGGCCTGCGCATCGTGGACCTGCCCGGCTACGGCTACGCCCGCGTCGCCGCCGGCCTCCGGCAAGACTGGGCGGCCTGGATTACACGCTACTTTGAAACGCGCCGGAGTTTGCGCGGCGCCGTCATCGTCATGGACGCACGCCGCCCGCTGACCGCGCAGGATGAACAGGCCGTTGACTACCTGCGGGAACTGCCGCTGCATATCCTGCTCACCAAGAGCGACAAACTGAAACGCGCCGAAGCGGATGCCGTATTGCGCGATGTGCAAAGCGCGCTGACCGGCGCCGGCATTTCAGTGCAGACCTTTTCAACACTGGAAAAACACGGCCTTGGGGAGGCGCGTGTGAAACTGGCCGGGTGGTTGGGGGGCGGGTGA
- a CDS encoding helix-turn-helix domain-containing protein yields MTEKAKPGQYLKYEREKRGISVEEIAHVLNLPVSTIVNLEKDDYEELPELVYVRGYIRAYCTFLDVDYEPVLGLNPDMAVARGEPLSESTSADAVVNERVQQLTRIWGSIVVFIVIAALVFIWWEENMMKLGAQTDAANAPATGAVQQGQTEPAEPDEWSDGAEAIGRLQDEVEQQAGRDAAENTQAQEDGAEPPPPAEEMEYVSMTITANMRSWVLIHDGDRNKVIHRIVPVGYENHFDSLLLPMYFALGDARGIRLWFDGAEYNLAPHINNFNNTAFFHLEEIPETE; encoded by the coding sequence ATGACCGAAAAAGCCAAGCCAGGACAATACCTCAAATACGAAAGGGAAAAGCGCGGAATTTCCGTCGAGGAAATCGCCCATGTCCTGAACCTGCCCGTCTCCACCATTGTCAACCTTGAAAAGGACGACTACGAAGAACTGCCGGAACTGGTTTATGTGCGCGGCTACATCCGCGCCTACTGCACCTTCCTCGATGTGGACTACGAACCCGTGCTCGGCCTCAACCCGGACATGGCGGTGGCCCGCGGTGAGCCGCTGTCCGAGTCCACCTCGGCGGACGCCGTCGTCAACGAGCGCGTCCAGCAGTTGACGCGCATCTGGGGTTCCATCGTCGTGTTCATCGTCATCGCCGCGCTGGTGTTCATCTGGTGGGAGGAAAACATGATGAAACTCGGCGCGCAGACCGACGCCGCCAACGCCCCGGCGACCGGCGCCGTGCAGCAGGGGCAAACCGAACCCGCCGAGCCGGATGAATGGAGCGACGGCGCCGAGGCCATCGGCAGGCTGCAAGACGAGGTCGAGCAGCAGGCCGGGCGCGACGCCGCCGAAAACACGCAGGCGCAAGAAGACGGCGCCGAGCCGCCGCCGCCCGCCGAGGAAATGGAATATGTCTCGATGACCATCACCGCCAACATGAGAAGTTGGGTGCTGATACACGACGGCGACCGCAACAAGGTGATACACCGCATCGTCCCGGTCGGCTACGAAAACCACTTCGACAGCCTGCTGCTGCCGATGTATTTCGCGCTCGGCGACGCGCGCGGCATCCGCCTGTGGTTCGACGGCGCCGAATACAACCTGGCGCCCCACATCAACAACTTCAACAACACCGCCTTTTTCCATCTCGAGGAGATACCGGAGACCGAATGA